Within Ralstonia pickettii DTP0602, the genomic segment CTGCGCGTGCTGGAACTGGTGGCGCGCGACAAGGCCTGCGAGCATCCCGAGCTGGCCTGCCATGGCGAGTCCTGCCCGCTGGCCCGCGGCTTCTACGACCGCTTGCCGGCCGCGCGCGAAGCGGCCCGCGGCGTGCCGGTGCGCGACCGCGCCGCGGTGCGCCAACTGGCGCTCGAACACGACATCTGCCCTTACTACCTGGCCCAGGAACTGGTGCGCTGGAGCGACGTGGTGGTGGCCGACTACAACTACTACTTCGACCGCAGCGCCTTGCTGTACGCGCTGACTGCCGCCAACGGCTGGCGCGCCAGCGTGCTGGTGGACGAGGCGCACAACCTGGTCGAGCGCGGCCGCGCGATGTACACCGTGGAACTCGATCCGCAGTCCTTGCGCGAGGTGCGGCGCAGCGCGCCTGCAGCCGTGGCGAAGCCGCTGGCACGGCTGGCGCGCCAGTGGCGCGCGCTGGCCCGGCAGGCCGAGGCCGAGTATGAGGTGCTGCCCGAAGTGCCGGCTGCCTTTCGCCGCGCGCTGGACGAATTCTGCGGCGCCGCGCTCACGCATATGACCGAGCACCCCGGCGCGCACGACCCGGCGCTGCAGCGCTTCTATTTCGACGCGCTGCATTTCGGCCGCATGGCCGAGCAGCTCGATGCCAACTCGCTGTTCGATCTGCACCGGTCGCCGCACGGCGGACGTGGCAACCACACGCGGCTGTGCCTCCGCAACGTCATCCCCGCACCGTTCCTGCGGCCGCGCTTTGCCGCTGCGCACTCGGTCACGCTGTTCTCCGCGACGCTCGATCCTGCCGGCTACTACCTCGATACGCTGGGTTTGCCGGCCGACTGCGCGCGCGTGGAAGTACCATCGCCGTTTCGCCCCGAGCAGTTGTCGGTGCGGATCGCCGGGCGCATTTCCACCCGCTATGCACAGCGCGAGCGGTCGCTGCCCGCCATCGTCGCGCTGATGGCAGGCCAGTTCCGTGAGCGGCGCGGCAACTACCTGGCCTTCTTCAGCAGCCACGAGTACCTGCAGCAGGCGGTCGCCCGCTTTGCCCAGGCGCACCCCGACATCCCGCACTGGGTGCAGTCGCGCGGCATGGACGAGGCGGCGCAGGCCGCATTCCTGTCTGCCTTTGTCGAAGGCGGCGAGGGCATCGGCTTCGCGGTGCTGGGCGGTGCCTTTGCCGAGGGCGTGGACCTGCCCGGCGAGCGCCTGATCGGCGCCTTCGTCGCCACGCTCGGGCTGCCGCAGTTCAATGCGGTCAACGAGCAGTTCCGTGCCCGCATGCAGGCCGTGTTCGGCCAGGGCTATGCCTATGCCTACCTGTATCCCGGCCTGCGCAAGGTGGTGCAGGCGGCGGGCAGGGTGATCCGCACCCAGCAGGACCGGGGCGTGGTGTACCTGATCGATGACCGCTTTGCCGGCGCCGAGGTGCGCCAGTTGCTGCCCGCATGGTGGGAAATCGGCCCGGCGGCGTAGAAATTACACTGTCGGTTCGACAAGATCGTCCGCTTTCCCTTGCCTGCCCGCACCCTGGCGCTGGAATGAATCTGGCAGGCAAGGCGGATATCGTGAGCACAACCAGGAACCAGACCCATGTCAATGACCCAACACTACGCGGCCAGCGAGCCGCCTCGCACCGAGGTGGACGCCCTGAAGGGCGGCACGGTGGTGGAGTTCGGCGCGCCCTGGTGCGGCTTCTGCCTGCGCGCGCAGCCGGCGCTGGCCGAGGCTTTTGCCGCGCATCCGCAGCTGCGCCATATCAAGATCGAAGACGGCAGCGGCCGGCCACTGGGGCGCTCGTTCCGCATCAAGCTGTGGCCGACGCTGGTGTTTCTGCGCGATGGCCAGGAAGTGGCGCGCCTGGTGCGGCCCACCGAGGCCGATCCGATCCGGGAGGCCATGCGCCGCATTGCCTGAGCGGCCTGCCTCAGCTTGTTTTGGCGCCTTATTGGGCATATTTTGGTTGGGTTTCGGGAGATCGAGGACCTGAACCCCGCTTAGGGAGGGGATAGCCGGCGCCATTTTCTGCCGATTGTGCAGAGAGTCGCGCCCGCGCAATGCCCAGCCATACCCGCCGGCCGCGACCCAGCCCGCCATCCGGGAATCCCGAAGCGGCCCGCGCGCCCGGCGCGCAGGAAAAAGACGGACCAACCGCCAACTTCGATACATGAGCGCTCCCAGCCCCGACCAGCGGCCCACCGTCCTGGTCGTCGATGACGTTCCCGAGAACATAGCGGCCATGGTTGCGCTGCTGCAGGACCCATACCGCGTCAAGGTGGCCACCCGCGCCGCCACCGCGCTGCAACTGGCGCGCGAGGCGCCCCCGGACCTGATCCTGCTGGACGTGTCGATGCCCGGCATGGACGGCTACGATGCCTGCCGCCAGCTCAAGGCCGACCCGCGCACCGCCAGCGTGCCGGTGATCTTCTTGACCGCCCGCGCCGAGGCCCACGACGAGGCCCTCGGCTTCGAGGTCGGCGCGGTCGACTACATCATGAAGCCGGTCAACGCGCCGGTGGCGCGCGCACGCATTGCCAGCCAGCTCACGCTCAAGCAGGCGCACGACTTCCTGCGCGACCGCTCGGCCTGGCTCGAGGCGGAGGTGCAGCGCCGCACGCGCGAGATCACGCTGATCGAGGACGCCACCATCATCGCGCTGGCGGCGCTGGCCGAAACCCGCGACAACGAAACCGGCAACCATATCCGCCGCACCCAGCACTACGTGAGCGCGCTGGCGCGCAAGCTGCAGCACGACCCGCACTTTGCCGCCCAGCTCGACGACAAGGCCATCGACCTGATGTTCAAGTCCGCGCCGCTGCACGACATCGGCAAGGTCGGCATCCCGGACCGCATCCTGCTCAAGCCCGGCAAGCTGACGGCCGAGGAGTTCGAGGTCATGAAGACCCACACCACGCTGGGCCGCGACGCCATTGCCGATGCCGAAACCCAGTGCGGCACCACCAGCTCCTTCCTGCGCTATGCGCGCGAGATCGCCCACCACCACCACGAGAAATGGGACGGCAGCGGCTATCCCGACGGCCTCGCCGGCGACGCCATCCCTTTGTCCGCACGCCTGATGGCGGTGGCCGACGTCTATGACGCGCTGATCTCGCGGCGCGTCTACAAGGCGGCCTTCACGCATGAGGATGCCGTGCGCATCATCGCAGAAGGCCGCGGGCGGCATTTCGACCCGCGCGTGGTCGACGCCTTCCTGGCAATCACCGGCGAGTTCCACGCCATCGCCCTGCAGTACGCCGATCCCGCCGCCTCTGCACCTGAGCTGGTCCTGGCACCCGCGCAAGGCTGACGGCATGCGCGGACGCTTCAGCACTGGCGGGCGGCTGTTCGGGCCGCTGCTGGCCTATGCCGCGCTGCTGGCGGTGGCCGTGTGGCTGGTGGCCTTTGCCGCCGCCTCGCTGGTGCGCGAGAACGAGCAGGCCAGCGTGGGCGCGCGCCTCGGCGCCACCGTCAGCACCACGGCGCGCCTGCTCGAGGTCTGGTCCGGCGAGCAGCGGCGGCGCACCGCGTCGATCGCCGCGCTGCAAGCCACGGTACGGCTGGCGCGGCCGCTGCTCGCCGCGCAGGGCGATGCCGATCCCGTGCAGGCCGCCCGGTTCCTGCGCTGGATCACGCCGCTGTACCGTTCGCATGGCTATATCGGCTTTGCCCTGGTCACGGCCGACGACCGGATCGTGGTGTCCGAACGGCCCGAGCGCAACGGCCAGTTGCTGATGCCGGAGTCCGCCCGCACGGCCCAGCGCGCGCGCCACGAAGGCGCCGCGGTGTCGGCCCCGTACCCCGGACCGCCGCCGGCCGCTGCCGACCACGCCGGCCGGGCGGAGGTGCCCACCTTCCAGGCGGTATGCGCGCGAATCTGGGATGACGAGCGCGTCATCGGCACGCTGTGCCTGCGCATCGATCCACACGCGGTGATGCTGCAGCTCGTCACCGCGGCGCGCTATGGCCGCAGCGGCGACCTGTACATGATCGATGCCGATGGCCGGCTGGTGTCGCCTGCGCGCTTCGATGAAGAACTGGCCGCGCAGGGGCTGCTGGCGCCCGGCACGCCGTCGATGTTCAACACCTTGGCGCGCGTGCCGGTGGCAGACGGCAACGGCACCTGGCGCCTGCCGCCCGGCGCGCCGCTGACGCGGTTGGCGCAGCAGGTGCTGGGCCACCAGACCCTGCAGCTGGCGTTCGGCTACCGCGACTACCGCGGCAAGCGCGTCGCCGGCGCGGGGCTGTGGGTGCCCGCGCTGGCGAGTGCGCTGGTGCTGGAGCAGGACATGGACGAGGCCTTCCACTCGTACCTGTCCACGCGCAACGTGGTGATCGGCATGGCGTTGTCGATCCTGCTGCTGATCGGGCTGGCGGCGTGGGCGCTGCGCCGCGGCCAGCAGCGGCTGGCGCAGAGCGAGGAGCGCCTGCGCGCGATGCTCGACCATGCGCCGGCGATCATGCACCTGAAGGACCGCAACCATGCCTTCCTGGCGCTGAACCCCACCACGCAGGCGCTACTGGGCCTGACCGAGCGCGAGGCGCTGGGCCGCACCGACCGCGAGCTCGCGGTGATGCCGGACGGCACCCAGGAACGCTGGGATATCGAAGAGCGCGTGATGGCCACCGGCCGGGCCGAGGAACAGGTCTACACGATGTATTCCAGCCAGGGCCCGCGCGAGCTGCAGGTGATGCGCTTCCCGGTGCGCAACCCGGCCACCGAAGAAGTGGTCGGCGTAGGCGCGGTCGGCATCGACATCACCAGCCAGGTGCGCGCGCACCGTGCGCTGATGGAACTGTCGCAGACGCTCGAGCACAAGGTATCGGCACGCACGCGCGAACTGGCGGTGGCCAACGCCGAGCTGGCCGAAGCCACGCACGCGGCCGAATCGGCGGCGCAGGCCAAGGCCAGCTTCCTGGCCAATATGAGCCATGAGATCCGCACGCCGATGAACGCGGTGATCGGCATGGCCCACCTGGCGCTGGGCACGCGGCTCGACCCCAAGCAGCGCGACTATATCGAGAAGATCGAGCGCTCGGGCCAGCACCTGCTGGGCATCCTGAACGATATCCTGGACCTGTCCAAGATCGAGGCCGGCAAGCTCGAGGTGGAAGAGATCGACTTCTCGCTCGAGCGGGTGTTGCGCACCGTGGGCGACTTGGTCTCCGAGCGCGCCGCTGCCAAGCAGCTGGAGCTGATCGTGGAAGTGGCGCCGGACGTGCCCGACGCGCTGCGCGGCGATCCGCTGCGGATCCGGCAGGTGCTGATCAACTTCACCACCAACGCGGTCAAGTTCACCGAGCGCGGCGAGATCGTGGTGCGCGTGGCGCGCTGCACGGGCGCGGATGCGATGCCGCGCGTGCGGCTGCATTTCGAGGTGCGCGACACCGGCATCGGCATCGAGCCCGACGCGATCGAGAGGCTGTTCCAGAGCTTCGAACAGGCCGACAGCTCGACCACGCGCCGCTACGGCGGCAGCGGCCTGGGCCTGGCGATCAGCCAGCGGCTGGTGCAGCTGATGGGTGGCACACTCGGTGTGGACAGCACGCCGGGCCAGGGCAGCAGGTTCTGGTTCGAGCTGTCGCTGCTGCCCGGCAGCCAGCGCGCGCCGGCGCTGCTGGTGCGGCCCGAGCTGGCGGGCCGCCGGCTGCTGGTGGTGGACGACCACGGCTATGCGCGCCAGGTCATTGCCGCGATGCTGCGCGGCTTCGGCTTCCGCGTGGAAGAAGCGGCCTCGGGCGAGGCCGCGCTGTCCGCCATCGCCGAGGCCGATGCGCACGGCGATCCCTATCACGCCGCCTTTATCGACTGGCGCATGCCGGGGCTGGACGGCATCGAGACCGCGCGCCGGCTGGCGGGCCTGCCGCTGCGCGGCCCGCGCCCGCGCCCGCTGATGGTGACCGCCAACGGCAGCGAGGCGGTGATGCGCGAGGGCGAGCGCAGCGGCTTCGACGCCTTGCTGCTCAAGCCGGTGAGCCCGTCGGTGCTGTTCGATGCGACGCTGCGCGTGCTGGCGGCCGATCCGGATGCGCCGCGGCCTGACAAGCCGGTGCGCGCCGCGCCCGGACCCGGCTGGTCGCTGCCGCAGCGGCGCGTGCTGCTGGTGGAAGACAACGAGATCAACCGCGAGGTCGCGGTACACCTGCTGCAGCAGGCCGGCATCACGCCCGATACGGCGGAGAACGGCCTGCAAGCGCTGGAGCGCCTGGCGGTGCAGTCCTACAACCTGGTGCTGATGGACATGCAGATGCCGGTCATGGACGGGTTCGAGGCCACGCGCTGCATCCGCGCCGATGCGCGGCTGGCCGGCCTGGCGGTGGTCGCGATGACCGCCAACGCCTTGCCCGAGGACCGCGAGCGCTGCCTGGCCGCCGGCATGGACGACCACATCGCCAAGCCGATCAACCCGGCGGTGTTTTTTGCCACGGTGCACTCCTGGCTGACCGGCGGGCGCAAGCTGCCGGCGACGTCAGGCACGGTTATCGCCGTGGAAGCCATGTCAGCGTGGCTGCGCGCGCTGGCTGCCGAACGGCAGCTCGATGTGCCGGCGGCATTGGCGCGTGCCGGCGGTCAGGCCGAGACCTATCGCGGCCTGCTGGCGCGGTTCGAAGCCCACTATGGCGATGCCGGCGCCCGCACTGGCGCGCTGCTGGCGCAGGGGCGCAGTGCGGAGGCGGGGCAGCTGGCCCATGCGCTGGCCGGGGTCGCTGGCAATCTCGGCGCGATGGAAGTGTCCCGCGCCGCGGCGGCACTGGAAAGCGCGCTGCGCGAGGCCAGCGACGGTGCGCAGGCGGCGTTGCAGCAGGCGCTGGAGGTGGCGTTGTCGGACCTGCTGGCGTCGCTGCGGCGGCATTTGCCGCCGGTGCCGGCAGCGTTGACCGTAGCGACAGGCGCTGGTCCGGATGCCCATGTGCTGGAGGTACTGCGCCGGCAGCTGCGTGAAGGCGCCAGCGAAGCCGGCCAGACGCTCGCCATGCATTGCGCCGCGCTGGCGGTGGCGATGCCGGCTGGCACGCTGCGCCAGCTGGGCGATGCGATCGAAGGGTATGACTACGAGGCTGCGCTGGTGGTACTGACAGACGTGCTGCCCGCCGCCAGCGCAGCGGCGGACTGAAGCCCGGCGCGCCGCCTTACTTGGCGAACACCTGGCTCATGTCGCCAAAGGCCTTGAACTCGAGCGCGTTGCCCGACGGGTCCAGGAAGAACATGGTGGCCTGTTCGCCGACCTGGCCCTTGAAGCGCACGTGCGGCTCGATCACGAACTTCGTGCCGGCCGCGCGCAGCCGCTCGGCCAGCGCCTCCCACTCGGCCATTGGCAGGATCGCGCCGAAATGCCGCACCGGCACGTCGTCGCCATCGACCGCGCTGGTGGCGCGATGGCCGCATTCCTCCGGCGACAGGTGCGCCACCACCTGGTGGCCGTAGAAGTTGAAATCCACCCAGGCCTCGGAGCTGCGCCCTTCGGGGCAGCCGAGCAGGTCGCCGTAGAAGCGCCGGGCCTCGGCCAGGTCGCGCACGGGAAATGCCAGGTGGAACAGGGGGATGGAAGGGGTTGCGTTCATGCGGGGGCCTTTGTCGGGGAGCATTCTGAAGGGTGGGCCGAAGCCTGTGGGTTGATTGTAGCCAGCAGGACTCGTAATATGAAGCGAATCATTTTTGACCTGAGTATCAGAGTTTTCAATAGATGATCCGCTACTTCCAGACCTTCCTGGTGGCCGCCGAAACCGGCTCGTTCTCCGCCGCCGCGGCGCGGCTGGCGCTGACGCAGTCGGCCGTCAGCACGCAGATCCGGCGCCTGGAAGAGGAACTGGACTGCACCCTGTTCGACCGCACCGGCAAGTCCGTGGCGCTGAGCGAGGCCGGGCGGCGGCTGGTGCCGGAAGCGCGCCGCTTTGTCGAGCTTTATGCGTCGATGAAAGACCGCGCCGGCGCGCATGCCGACGCCGCGCCGCTGGAGTTGGGCGCGGTCTCGACGGTCCAGGCCACCCTGCTGGCCGATGCGATGCGGCGCTTTCGCGTGCGCTTTCCGGACTCGCTCGTCAACGTGGTGCCGGGCATGTCCACCCAGCTGCTGACCCAGGTGGATGCGCGCGAACTCGACATCGCCGTGCTGATCCGGCCACGGCTGGGCCTTCCGTCGGACCTGAAGTGGGTGCCGCTGGTGCGCGAGGGCTTTGTCGGCATCGGCCCGGCCGGCGCGCCGCCGGACCTGCGCGCGATGCTGGAGACGCTGCCGTTTATCCGCTACAACCGCCATTCCACCGGCGGCCAGCTGGTGGAGCGCTACCTGAAGCGCCAGCGGCTATGGGTCAGGGAAGGGATGGAGCTGGACGAGCCGGCGGTCATCCTGCAGATGGTGGAAGCCGGGCTGGGCTGCGCCATCATCCCGTCCGGGCTGGTGCCGCTGCGGCAGGCAGCCGGCGTGGTGCAGGCGCCGCTGCCGGGCGGGCCGCTTTATCGCGACGTGGGGGTGCTGGTGCGCGAGTCGGCGCTGCGCCGCGAACCGGTCGCGGCGCTGATCGATGCCTTCGTGGCTGCCAGCGCCCGCTGGCAGCCTGGCGTGGCGTAGGCTCCGCGCAGGCGGTCAGCAGCCGCCGGGCAAGACCATCGTCACCAGCACCGAGGCATCGGTGAGGGCCGTCACGTCGTAGCGCACGCACGGCCCCAGGTAGAGCAGGTCGCCCTGGCGCAGGTGGCGCTCGGCGCCGTCCACGCGCAGCCGCACTTCGCCTTCCAGGCAGTGCACGGTCATCGGGCCATCCACCGAATGCGGTGGCACATGCTTGCCCGCCTTCAGCACCAGGCGCATCACTTCCAGCGGGCCTTCCTTGAACAAGGCCTGGGTGGCGGTCTGGTCCAGCCGAGTGCCCAATGGCAGCACGCTGGCGATCTGTCCGGAAGAAAGGTGGGGCAGGGACATGCGCGGCTCCTCGCTTGTAGTGGGGTAGCTTGGTTGTGGCTTGTCAGGCGCAGCTGGCGCTTGCCGGCCGCACGCCTTCTCAATCTAGCACCGGAGCGCGCGCGTCGACAGCGTTCAGCATGCCGTAGCCGGCGTAGGGGAGTCGGCCGGTTGTGCGCAATGGGCGGCATGACGCGCGCGAGCCGCGGCGCGGGCGCGCTCGATGACGGCCCAGTCGGGGCCGGCGGCGGCCGGCAGGGATGCGGTGATGGCGCCCAGGCCAAGCAGGGCGAGCAGGACGGTTTTCATGGGAGGTCGGGAGGCGGGGGGAAGGAGACTGGCCGGAACCGGGCAATTCCGGTCAGCGCTGCTGCCACGGCTGGCGCCGTGGCAGCGACAGATGCGTCAGGCGGCTGCCTGCGTGCGCGCGGCGGCGTGGGCCGGCGACGCGGATACGCCGCTGCGGTCCATGCCGGCCAGTTCCATGCCGGCGGCTGCGCGGTTGGCGCCGTCGGTGAACGGGTCGCGCTTGTCGTTGACGCGGGCGCCGTCGGTGAAGGGATCGCGCTTGCCGTTGACGTGCGCGCCTTCGGTGAACGGATCGCGCTTGCCGTTGTGCATGCTGTAGCCATCACGGTCGGCGGCGACGCCGCGGTCGTTCAGGCCTTGTGCCGCGGCGGCGTTGCAGGCAAGGGCGCCGGCACCGAGTGCTGCGATGGAGATGGCCGTGGCAAGGAGGGCTTTGAGATCGTTTTTATGCATGTCTGCTGTGTTGGGTTGAAGGACGGCATGGCCTGGCAGGGCCATTGCGGGAGCGGCGGATCTGCTTGCCACATGCCGTCCGGTTCGCCTTGTGGGCGGTGCCGCGGCGTGGGAAGCGTGCGGCACGGGACGAAGTGTAGTCACGCTGATCCATTCCTGTGATGATTTAAACGGCGTGAAATCATTCGCTTTTTTCATCTTGAGCCGATGTGGCTGGCGTGGCCATGCGGCCGGCCTGCCAGCCGCCGCCCAGCGCCAGGAACAGGTCGACCTGGCGCGACACCACGTGACCCTCCGAGGCCGCCAGCGCGGCCTCGGCATCGGCCAGTGTCCGTTCCGCGTCGAGGAGCGCCAGATAGGGAATGCGCCCCGCCTGCTGCAGCCGGCGCTGCTGCCTCGCGGCCTCGCCGGCATGCTCGTACGCGGCGTGCAGGGCCTCGTGCCGTTCCAGTTCGCGCGTGTAGGCGGACAACGCCGTCTCGGTTTCCTGCAGCGCGCGCAGCACCGCGCCGTCGAAGCGCGCCAGCGCCGCCTCCGCAGCGGCCTCATGGCCGTGGATACGGTGGCGCACGCCGTTGGTCGGCAATGACCAGCTCAGCAACGGCCCCACGCTCCAGCGTGCGGTGGGACCGCTGCCGAGGTGACTGAGTACGCCGGTCAGGCCGGCACTGGCGCCGATGCGGATCGACGGGTAAAGGTCAGCGGTGGCCACGCCGATGCGCGCGGTCGCGGCGGCCAGCTCGCGCTCGGCCTGGCGGACATCGGGCCGGCGCCTGAGCAGTGTGGCGCCATCGCCCACGGGCAGCGGCGTGCGCAGCGTGGGTTCCCCATGGCATTCGACCTCGTCTGGCGGCAGCCCCGCGGGCGGCTTGCCGAGCAGCAGTGCCAGCCGGTAGCGCGCCGCAGTGCGGGATGCCTCCAGTGCGGGCAGGGCGGCGCGCAGCGCTTCGGTGCGGGCGCGCTCGCGTGCGACGTCGGCGGGCTCGCCGCGCCCGCCTGCCACCAGCCGGCGCGTTGCGCCCAGCGTGCGCTGCTGTACCTCGAGCTGCCGCGTGGCGGCCGCCAGTTCATGCGTGGCCGCGCAGCCCTGCACGTAGGCGCGCACGGTCTGCGCGGCCACGCTGACGCGCACCTGGTCAAGCGCGGCTTCGCTGGCCTGCGCGCCGGCCAGCGCGGCCTCGTCGGCCCGGGCCAGCTTGCCGAAGAAATCGATCAGATAGGACACGCCCAGGCCGAAGTCGCCGAGATTGAACACCGGCGGTTTCTCGGTCTGCAGGAAGCTCTCGGCCGACAATTGCGCGCGCGACACGCTCGCGCTGGCGCCGCCCTGCGGCAGGTTTTCAGACTCGACTTCGTGCAGCAGCGCCACCGCGCGGCGCAGGTTGGCGGCGGCGGCACGGATATCCGTGTTGGCGGCCAGCGCCTGTTGCACCAGGCGGTCGAGCCGTTGGTCGTCATAGAGCCGCCACCAGTCGTCGGGCACGGGCGCGATGGCAACGCCGTGCGCAGCGCCGCCTTGCAGCGGACCGTTGGCGGCGGGCGCCCGTACCGCAGCGTCGCCAGGCACGCGGTAGTCCGGGCCCACGGTCGTGCAGGCGCACAGGGTTGCGGCCACACAGGCCAGCCATCGACGGCGCCGCATCACGAACGCGGCCCCACGCGGCGCGGGGCGTCATTGCCGCGCTGCTCCAGCACCGCCACGGTGGCCGTGCGGCCCGACACCAGCCGCACATCGGCGGGCACGTCTTCCAGCACGATGCGCACCGGCACGCGCTGCGCCAGCCGCACCCAGTTGAAGGTCGGGTTGACGTTGGGCAGCAGGTTGGCGCCGGCGCTGCGGTCGCGGTCCTCGATGCCGGCGGCAATGCTCTGCACATGGCCGCGCAGGTGCCGCGGCTCGCCCATGATATGCACGTCGACGGGGCTGCCGATGCGGATGCGGTGCAGCTTGGTCTCCTCGAAATAGCCCTCCACATGGAACGAGGCGGCGTCGACCACCGACAGCACCGGGCGGCCGGTGGAGACATAGTCGCC encodes:
- a CDS encoding ATP-dependent DNA helicase, yielding MPPPPATPSAPSYVVAVRALCEFTAKAGDLDLRFVPTPSAQEGVAGHAVVTGRRGEGYQAEVALSADFGPLHVRGRADGYDPAANRLEEIKTVRGDAAVPDNHRHLHWAQARIYGCLLCRKLALPGLEIAVVYFDIVGQREHPVVQHFTAAELEDFFEQTCERFLHWAQAELAHRRARDAALAQLTFPHQGFRPGQRELAQAVYNANRTGRSLLAQAPTGIGKSVGTLFPVLKAMPGQGIDKAYFLSARSTGRGVALQAADALRGHGAQPLRVLELVARDKACEHPELACHGESCPLARGFYDRLPAAREAARGVPVRDRAAVRQLALEHDICPYYLAQELVRWSDVVVADYNYYFDRSALLYALTAANGWRASVLVDEAHNLVERGRAMYTVELDPQSLREVRRSAPAAVAKPLARLARQWRALARQAEAEYEVLPEVPAAFRRALDEFCGAALTHMTEHPGAHDPALQRFYFDALHFGRMAEQLDANSLFDLHRSPHGGRGNHTRLCLRNVIPAPFLRPRFAAAHSVTLFSATLDPAGYYLDTLGLPADCARVEVPSPFRPEQLSVRIAGRISTRYAQRERSLPAIVALMAGQFRERRGNYLAFFSSHEYLQQAVARFAQAHPDIPHWVQSRGMDEAAQAAFLSAFVEGGEGIGFAVLGGAFAEGVDLPGERLIGAFVATLGLPQFNAVNEQFRARMQAVFGQGYAYAYLYPGLRKVVQAAGRVIRTQQDRGVVYLIDDRFAGAEVRQLLPAWWEIGPAA
- a CDS encoding thioredoxin (K03671: trxA; thioredoxin 1), yielding MSMTQHYAASEPPRTEVDALKGGTVVEFGAPWCGFCLRAQPALAEAFAAHPQLRHIKIEDGSGRPLGRSFRIKLWPTLVFLRDGQEVARLVRPTEADPIREAMRRIA
- a CDS encoding phosphohydrolase (K07814: K07814; putative two-component system response regulator); the encoded protein is MSAPSPDQRPTVLVVDDVPENIAAMVALLQDPYRVKVATRAATALQLAREAPPDLILLDVSMPGMDGYDACRQLKADPRTASVPVIFLTARAEAHDEALGFEVGAVDYIMKPVNAPVARARIASQLTLKQAHDFLRDRSAWLEAEVQRRTREITLIEDATIIALAALAETRDNETGNHIRRTQHYVSALARKLQHDPHFAAQLDDKAIDLMFKSAPLHDIGKVGIPDRILLKPGKLTAEEFEVMKTHTTLGRDAIADAETQCGTTSSFLRYAREIAHHHHEKWDGSGYPDGLAGDAIPLSARLMAVADVYDALISRRVYKAAFTHEDAVRIIAEGRGRHFDPRVVDAFLAITGEFHAIALQYADPAASAPELVLAPAQG
- a CDS encoding hypothetical protein (K00936: E2.7.3.- [EC:2.7.3.-]) codes for the protein MRGRFSTGGRLFGPLLAYAALLAVAVWLVAFAAASLVRENEQASVGARLGATVSTTARLLEVWSGEQRRRTASIAALQATVRLARPLLAAQGDADPVQAARFLRWITPLYRSHGYIGFALVTADDRIVVSERPERNGQLLMPESARTAQRARHEGAAVSAPYPGPPPAAADHAGRAEVPTFQAVCARIWDDERVIGTLCLRIDPHAVMLQLVTAARYGRSGDLYMIDADGRLVSPARFDEELAAQGLLAPGTPSMFNTLARVPVADGNGTWRLPPGAPLTRLAQQVLGHQTLQLAFGYRDYRGKRVAGAGLWVPALASALVLEQDMDEAFHSYLSTRNVVIGMALSILLLIGLAAWALRRGQQRLAQSEERLRAMLDHAPAIMHLKDRNHAFLALNPTTQALLGLTEREALGRTDRELAVMPDGTQERWDIEERVMATGRAEEQVYTMYSSQGPRELQVMRFPVRNPATEEVVGVGAVGIDITSQVRAHRALMELSQTLEHKVSARTRELAVANAELAEATHAAESAAQAKASFLANMSHEIRTPMNAVIGMAHLALGTRLDPKQRDYIEKIERSGQHLLGILNDILDLSKIEAGKLEVEEIDFSLERVLRTVGDLVSERAAAKQLELIVEVAPDVPDALRGDPLRIRQVLINFTTNAVKFTERGEIVVRVARCTGADAMPRVRLHFEVRDTGIGIEPDAIERLFQSFEQADSSTTRRYGGSGLGLAISQRLVQLMGGTLGVDSTPGQGSRFWFELSLLPGSQRAPALLVRPELAGRRLLVVDDHGYARQVIAAMLRGFGFRVEEAASGEAALSAIAEADAHGDPYHAAFIDWRMPGLDGIETARRLAGLPLRGPRPRPLMVTANGSEAVMREGERSGFDALLLKPVSPSVLFDATLRVLAADPDAPRPDKPVRAAPGPGWSLPQRRVLLVEDNEINREVAVHLLQQAGITPDTAENGLQALERLAVQSYNLVLMDMQMPVMDGFEATRCIRADARLAGLAVVAMTANALPEDRERCLAAGMDDHIAKPINPAVFFATVHSWLTGGRKLPATSGTVIAVEAMSAWLRALAAERQLDVPAALARAGGQAETYRGLLARFEAHYGDAGARTGALLAQGRSAEAGQLAHALAGVAGNLGAMEVSRAAAALESALREASDGAQAALQQALEVALSDLLASLRRHLPPVPAALTVATGAGPDAHVLEVLRRQLREGASEAGQTLAMHCAALAVAMPAGTLRQLGDAIEGYDYEAALVVLTDVLPAASAAAD
- a CDS encoding glyoxalase (K06991: K06991), translating into MNATPSIPLFHLAFPVRDLAEARRFYGDLLGCPEGRSSEAWVDFNFYGHQVVAHLSPEECGHRATSAVDGDDVPVRHFGAILPMAEWEALAERLRAAGTKFVIEPHVRFKGQVGEQATMFFLDPSGNALEFKAFGDMSQVFAK
- a CDS encoding LysR family transcriptional regulator; amino-acid sequence: MIRYFQTFLVAAETGSFSAAAARLALTQSAVSTQIRRLEEELDCTLFDRTGKSVALSEAGRRLVPEARRFVELYASMKDRAGAHADAAPLELGAVSTVQATLLADAMRRFRVRFPDSLVNVVPGMSTQLLTQVDARELDIAVLIRPRLGLPSDLKWVPLVREGFVGIGPAGAPPDLRAMLETLPFIRYNRHSTGGQLVERYLKRQRLWVREGMELDEPAVILQMVEAGLGCAIIPSGLVPLRQAAGVVQAPLPGGPLYRDVGVLVRESALRREPVAALIDAFVAASARWQPGVA
- a CDS encoding cupin — encoded protein: MSLPHLSSGQIASVLPLGTRLDQTATQALFKEGPLEVMRLVLKAGKHVPPHSVDGPMTVHCLEGEVRLRVDGAERHLRQGDLLYLGPCVRYDVTALTDASVLVTMVLPGGC
- a CDS encoding signal peptide protein, with amino-acid sequence MTTLRPVPHASHAAAPPTRRTGRHVASRSAAPAMALPGHAVLQPNTADMHKNDLKALLATAISIAALGAGALACNAAAAQGLNDRGVAADRDGYSMHNGKRDPFTEGAHVNGKRDPFTDGARVNDKRDPFTDGANRAAAGMELAGMDRSGVSASPAHAAARTQAAA
- a CDS encoding RND transporter; its protein translation is MRRRRWLACVAATLCACTTVGPDYRVPGDAAVRAPAANGPLQGGAAHGVAIAPVPDDWWRLYDDQRLDRLVQQALAANTDIRAAAANLRRAVALLHEVESENLPQGGASASVSRAQLSAESFLQTEKPPVFNLGDFGLGVSYLIDFFGKLARADEAALAGAQASEAALDQVRVSVAAQTVRAYVQGCAATHELAAATRQLEVQQRTLGATRRLVAGGRGEPADVARERARTEALRAALPALEASRTAARYRLALLLGKPPAGLPPDEVECHGEPTLRTPLPVGDGATLLRRRPDVRQAERELAAATARIGVATADLYPSIRIGASAGLTGVLSHLGSGPTARWSVGPLLSWSLPTNGVRHRIHGHEAAAEAALARFDGAVLRALQETETALSAYTRELERHEALHAAYEHAGEAARQQRRLQQAGRIPYLALLDAERTLADAEAALAASEGHVVSRQVDLFLALGGGWQAGRMATPATSAQDEKSE